Below is a genomic region from Jiangella gansuensis DSM 44835.
GTCGGCGTCCTCCGTCGTGAAGTCCGCCCGGATGGTGTCGTACATGTCCCGGACCGGCTGGCCGGCCGGGAGGACGCGGTCGTCGGGGGAGCCGAACTCGACGCCGGCGGCCGGTGCGCCCAGGCCGAGCAGCACCACGAGCGCCGCGCCGCCGCTGACCAGGGGCCGGCGCATCACCGTCGTCGACAGCCGATGCCAGAACCCTTCTTCACGCCCGGAGCCGGTGGCGCCGCGCCGCGCGGCCCGGTGTCCCAGCAGCGTGAGCGCGGCCGGCAGGACCACCGTCGCCCCGAACACGGCCGTCAGGACCACGGCGATGCCGGCGTACGCGAACGACGACAGGAACGGGAACGGGAAGACGAACAGCACCGCCAGCGACGCCGCCACCGTGGCCCCGCTGAACAGGACCGTGCGGCCGGCACCGGTCACCGCGGCGCGCACGGCGTCCGGCACCGGTAGGCCGCGAGCCAGCTCCTCGCGGAACCGGTAGGTGACGAACAGGCCGTAGTCGACGCCCAGCCCGATGCCCATGACCAGCGCGATGTTGGACGCGAACGTGGAGACCTCGGTGAACACGGTGACGACGCGCAGGATGGCCAGCGTCCCGACGACGGAGAACAACCCGACCCCGAGCGTCACCAGGGCCGGACCGAGCCGCCGGTACACCAGCCACAGCAGCGCCCCGACCAGCGGCAGGATGATGAGCTCGGCTCGCAGGAAGTCGGTGCGGGCCTGTTCGGCCACGACGCGGAAGACCTCGTCACCACCGCCGATCTCGACATCGATGGGGCCGCCGGGGTCGCCGAAGGACTCCTCGATGCCGGGCAGGACGTCGCCGCGCACGTGGTCGGCGTCGCCGGGCACCCAGGCCAGCACCAGGGCGTGGCGGCCGTCCTCGCTGCGCAGCGTGTCGGTGGCATCGCTCCAGTAGGACCATGCGTCGCCGACACCCGGGTGGGCGGCCAGTTCGTCGGTCAGCGCGGCGCCGGCGGCCGCGACGGCAGCGTCGTCGACGGTGCCGTCCTCGGCGGTGACCAGCAGCGCGACGTTGGAGGTGCTGGTGTCGAACTGTTCGGCCAGGGCGTCGCGGGCCTGCAGGGACTCCGAGCCGGGAGCTTCGTAGCGGTTCAGCGCGAGGGCATCGACGACGGACGCGGCCAGAACCCCCGCGAGCAGGAACAGCAGGACGGATCCGGCCAGGACGCGGCGCGGTGCGCGGGTGACGTAACGGCCGAGCATGATCGGCGGCTCCCTCTGGTAGCGTCGGCGAAAAGGCGAGTTGTGACTCGCGTTTTGAGAATACGAGTCATCGCTCGTGTTTGTCCAACGAGTGGGCGGACGCGTCGGCTCGGGCACCTCACGGCGGTGCCGGACGTTGGCGATCAGCGGGAGAAGGGACGGCTGGGTGACGAAACGGCAGGCTCGCGGCGAGCGGCGAATCGAGCAGATCGTGGCCGCCGCGGCGGAGGTGTTCGCCGCGGCCGGCTACGAGGCCGCCACCACCAACGCGATCGCGGCGCAGGCCGGCATCTCGCCGGGCTCGCTGTACCAGTTCTTCGCCAACAAGGACCAGATCGCCCGGGCACTGGCCGAGCGGTACGTCGACGAGCTGGGTGCCGCGCAGGCGGCTGCGTTCGAGACGATCGATCTGGCCCAGGCCCCGCTGGCGGGCATGATCGAGGCGGTGATCGGCCCGCTGGTGGAGTTCAACCTCGCGAACCGGGGCTTCAAGGCGCTGTTCGCACGCGCCGACATGCCGCCGACGCTGACCGAGGCGGTCGCGCCGTTGCACGCCGCGCTGCTCGGCCGGGTGGTGGCCCTGCTGTCTCTGCGCGCGCCCGAGCTACCGGCGGCCGTCGTCGAACGCGCCGCCGTCGTGTCGATCCAGATCGTGCGTGCCATGATGCCGCTGATCGTGGCCGCTGAGGACACCGAACGCGACGCCCTGGTGGGGGAGCTGCGAGCGGCGTTGCACGGCTACCTCGCGCCGATGCTGGGCGACACCACCGGTGGGCCCGGATGAGCCGGCGGCCACGGATGTCGCCGCGGCGGTGGATCGCGCTGGCCGCGGCGGCCGCCGTCGTCGGGCTGGCCGTCCCGACCGTGTGGGCCTACGCCTCCAGCGCCGGGCGCATCCTGTCCGACCCGTCGTCGGCGCCGTCCACCGACGTCACCATGGTCATGGGCGCCGGCGTGCGCGCCGACGGCCGTCCCACCCGGCTGCTGGCCGGCCGGCTGGACGTCGCGGCGGACCTGTTCCACCTCGGCCGCACCCGCACGCTGCTGGTCAGCGGCGGTACCGCCCCCGGCGGGTACGACGAGCCGGCCGCGATGCGCCGTTACCTCGTCCAGGCCGGAGTGCCGGACGAGTCGATCATCGAGGACCCGCTCGGCGTCGACAGCTGGGCGTCGTGCCGCCGGGCTCGCGACGAGTTCGAGCTGGACCGGCTGCTGGTCGTCAGCCAGCGCTTCCACCTGCCCAGGACGGTGGCGCTGTGCCGGTCGGCCGGCATCGACGCGGTGGGCGTGGCGCACGACTCCAAGGAGTCGAACCCGCCCGGGACGCGGCAGGGCTACCTGCGCGAGGTGGCCGCGTCGGTGCCCGCGATGGCGCGCGGCCTCTTCTCCCGGTGATCGACAGGGCGCCGCTGCCCGCTGAGCGGTAGCAACCTCCTGTCGATCACGCGGCGGACTCCTGCGGCGTGTCGAGTGCGCGGCGGGTGACCGATTTCGCGATGGCGGTGACGAGCCGGCGCGGCCGCCGCGGCGTGAGGTGAGCACTCAATGCGTTGCCCAGGCCCGGCACGACATAGGCGCGGTCGCGGTCCAGCCCGCGCAGCCCGGCCCGGACGACCTCATCGGCGGTCATCATCCGCCCGCCGATGGCTGCCTGTTCGCCGACGGCGTCGAAGAACGCGGTGCGGGTCGGTCCGGGGCAGAGGGCGAGTACGCGAACGCCGCGGCCGCGATACTCCGAACGCAGCGCCAGGCTGAAGTTCAGCACGAACGCCTTGCCGGCGCTGTAGGTGGCGAAGTAGGGCGACGGCTGGAAGCCCGCGGTCGAGCCGACGTTGACGATGCCGCCGCGGCCGCGGCGCAGCATGCCAGGGGCGAGCTCACGGCACAGGTCGGCCAGGGCGACGACGTTGAGCATGAGCTGGTCGTGGTCGCGGCCGGGCTCGATCTCCTCGAACCGCCCGGAGCTGCCGAACCCGGCGCTGTTCACCAGCAGGTCGACGGTGAGGCCGCGGGCGGTGAGCTGCGCGGTCAGGTCGTGGGCGGCGCCCGGTCTGGCCAGGTCGTGTGCGACGACGTCGACGGTGACGGCGTGCCGCTCGCGCAGCGTCCGGGCGAGCGCCTCCAGCCGGTCGGCCGAACGCGCGACGAGTACGAGGTCGTGCCCGCGGGCCGCGAGCTGGGCGGCGAACTCCGATCCGATGCCGGACGAGGCGCCGGTGACGAGGGCGGTGGGGCCGGGGATGAACGGCGGCATGGTGGGTGCTCCTAGGGTGACGCGGATTTGCTGTTAACCGCAACAGAAATGTATCAGACGGGTCTCCGAGGTGGAGCGAGATGTATCGTCTGACTGTGACTTCCTCTGATGTGACGGCCGGCGCCCGGCTGCGAGCGGACGCCGAACGCAGCGTCCGGGCGATCCTCGATGCCGCCGAGCGGGTCCTCGCCGCCGATCCCGGCGCGTCGATGGAACAGATCGCGCAGGAGGCTGGGGTCGCGCGCACCACCATCCACCGCCGCTTCGCCACCCGGCAGGCACTCATCGACGCCATGGGTGCCGCGGCGGTCACGCAGCTCGCTGCCGCCATCGACGCGGGCCGGCCGGAGACCGCCCCGCCGCTGGTGGCGCTGCACGAGATCACCGCCAATGTGCTGCGCGTCAAGGTCGGGTGGCGGTTCGCGTTCGCCCAGCCGGCGTCACCGGAGTCACCGGTCGCCGTCGAGCAGGAGCGCATCGCCCGCCGCTGCGTCGACCTGTTCGGCAAGGCCCAGCAGGCCGGCGCCGTCGCCCCCGACGTCGATCTCGAGTGGGCGCGGCGGGTCTACTACGCCCTCATCGGCGAGACGCTCGCCGGCGAGGACGCGGCGGCCGATCCCGACGCCCTCGCCGCCCGGATCGTCGACACGCTCGTGCGCGGCATCGGTCCGCGCTAGTGGCGTCTTGGCATACGGGCAGTGGGTCCGGGTGGTGAGCTGCACACATACACTCGGGTGAGTGATACGCCGCATCGACCTGCGGGGGAGGCTCGCCACCGGTGAGCCCCTCGACTACCGCTCACTCGTACCACGCGCCCCGGTCGACGTCGAGGCCGCACTCGACGCCGTCCGGCCGATCTGCGCGGACGTGCGGCATCGCGGGCTCGCGGCTGTCAAGGAGCTGACGGCGCGCTTCGACGGCGTCGAGCTGGACGACGTGCGCGTCCCGCAGCAGGCCATCGACGACGCCCTGGCCGGTCTCGACCCCACCGTCCGTGCGGCGCTCGAGGAGTCCATCGTCCGGGCCCGCACGGTCCACGGCGACCAGCGGCGCGGCGACGTCACCACCACCGTCGTCCCCGGCGGCACGGTCACCGAGCGGTGGGTCCCGGTCGGGCGGGTCGGGTTGTACGTGCCTGGCGGCCTGGCCGTCTACCCCAGCAGCGTGGTCATGAATGTGGTGCCGGCGCAGGAGGCCCAGGTCGGCAGCCTGGCGGTGGCCAGCCCGCCGCAGCGCAGCGAAGGCGGGCTGCCGCACCCGACCATCCTGGCCGCGTGCGCGCTGCTCGGCGTCACCGAGGTGTACGCGGTCGGCGGCGCACAGGCGCTGGCCATGTTCGCCTACGGCCTGCGCGACGACGACGGCGCCGCCCTCTGCGAGCCGGTCGACCTGGTCACCGGGCCGGGCAATGTCTACGTCGCGGCGGCCAAGCGGCTGCTGCGCGGTGTGGTCGGCATCGACGCCGAAGCCGGC
It encodes:
- a CDS encoding MMPL family transporter, which produces MLGRYVTRAPRRVLAGSVLLFLLAGVLAASVVDALALNRYEAPGSESLQARDALAEQFDTSTSNVALLVTAEDGTVDDAAVAAAGAALTDELAAHPGVGDAWSYWSDATDTLRSEDGRHALVLAWVPGDADHVRGDVLPGIEESFGDPGGPIDVEIGGGDEVFRVVAEQARTDFLRAELIILPLVGALLWLVYRRLGPALVTLGVGLFSVVGTLAILRVVTVFTEVSTFASNIALVMGIGLGVDYGLFVTYRFREELARGLPVPDAVRAAVTGAGRTVLFSGATVAASLAVLFVFPFPFLSSFAYAGIAVVLTAVFGATVVLPAALTLLGHRAARRGATGSGREEGFWHRLSTTVMRRPLVSGGAALVVLLGLGAPAAGVEFGSPDDRVLPAGQPVRDMYDTIRADFTTEDADAVQVVAPAADDGDIAPYAAALSSLDGVHRVDSAAGSFADGARVAAAADPARYADGTGAWFAVVPTGERLADDPTGLVADVRELAAPFDVLVGGYPAELTDYRDGVVERLPLVAALILGVTFVVLFLMTGSVVAPLKASVLNLLSLSVMFGVLVWGFQNGGLAGVLGFTPTGVIEPSIPLLMFCIAYGLSMDYEVFLLARIKEDYDRTGDVIGSVPRGIARSAPLVTAAAVILAASFAVYASSDIVFLQQLGIGMALAVLVDATVIRGVLMPALMRLAGRANWWAPDPLRRLHARIGLREDSPLIIQTSPGYDRVKS
- a CDS encoding TetR/AcrR family transcriptional regulator is translated as MTKRQARGERRIEQIVAAAAEVFAAAGYEAATTNAIAAQAGISPGSLYQFFANKDQIARALAERYVDELGAAQAAAFETIDLAQAPLAGMIEAVIGPLVEFNLANRGFKALFARADMPPTLTEAVAPLHAALLGRVVALLSLRAPELPAAVVERAAVVSIQIVRAMMPLIVAAEDTERDALVGELRAALHGYLAPMLGDTTGGPG
- a CDS encoding SanA/YdcF family protein, with translation MSRRPRMSPRRWIALAAAAAVVGLAVPTVWAYASSAGRILSDPSSAPSTDVTMVMGAGVRADGRPTRLLAGRLDVAADLFHLGRTRTLLVSGGTAPGGYDEPAAMRRYLVQAGVPDESIIEDPLGVDSWASCRRARDEFELDRLLVVSQRFHLPRTVALCRSAGIDAVGVAHDSKESNPPGTRQGYLREVAASVPAMARGLFSR
- a CDS encoding SDR family NAD(P)-dependent oxidoreductase: MPPFIPGPTALVTGASSGIGSEFAAQLAARGHDLVLVARSADRLEALARTLRERHAVTVDVVAHDLARPGAAHDLTAQLTARGLTVDLLVNSAGFGSSGRFEEIEPGRDHDQLMLNVVALADLCRELAPGMLRRGRGGIVNVGSTAGFQPSPYFATYSAGKAFVLNFSLALRSEYRGRGVRVLALCPGPTRTAFFDAVGEQAAIGGRMMTADEVVRAGLRGLDRDRAYVVPGLGNALSAHLTPRRPRRLVTAIAKSVTRRALDTPQESAA
- a CDS encoding TetR/AcrR family transcriptional regulator, yielding MTSSDVTAGARLRADAERSVRAILDAAERVLAADPGASMEQIAQEAGVARTTIHRRFATRQALIDAMGAAAVTQLAAAIDAGRPETAPPLVALHEITANVLRVKVGWRFAFAQPASPESPVAVEQERIARRCVDLFGKAQQAGAVAPDVDLEWARRVYYALIGETLAGEDAAADPDALAARIVDTLVRGIGPR
- the hisD gene encoding histidinol dehydrogenase encodes the protein MIRRIDLRGRLATGEPLDYRSLVPRAPVDVEAALDAVRPICADVRHRGLAAVKELTARFDGVELDDVRVPQQAIDDALAGLDPTVRAALEESIVRARTVHGDQRRGDVTTTVVPGGTVTERWVPVGRVGLYVPGGLAVYPSSVVMNVVPAQEAQVGSLAVASPPQRSEGGLPHPTILAACALLGVTEVYAVGGAQALAMFAYGLRDDDGAALCEPVDLVTGPGNVYVAAAKRLLRGVVGIDAEAGPTEIAVLADDSADPVHVAADLISQAEHDPLAASVLVTDSEALADAVDGELRTRAAATKHDERVRTALSGEQSGVVLVDDLEQGLAVVDAYAAEHLEIQTRDAAAVAARVRNAGAVFVGPWSPVSLGDYAAGSNHVLPTGGSARHSSGLSVQSFLRGVHVVEYDRAALENVAGHVRALADAEDLPAHGDAITARFEGDDDR